Proteins encoded by one window of Anderseniella sp. Alg231-50:
- a CDS encoding ABC transporter permease subunit: protein MIILLIYIAIFIAAMIGYKMISGFLTKKDDFTSLKTVTFGDESAVISNRAASIISIVAIFLIWGSFTGSKIVPSFLHVSGPYVGETSFTYEARDASGATDTGTIKTVVHPVSEPAEKPTLDEAANTGFAKDAAEKVITYRSTLVSRSDLLENPKEQEIVSVDGKAIAPNGSVQIDTGEVRMTAKGSLAFEPTKGWQMESIWLPAPEAVVSRLIEISSEGYQNVTLWENLGWSIYRVIIGFALGSIVGIPLGYAMGLNGWFRGWFDPIVEFMRPVPPLALIPLIIIWFGIWETGKISLLFLAALWIMVIAARAGVSGVSISKVHAAYSLGASKSQLLWKVIVPNSLPEIFTGARVAMGVCWGTVVAAELVAAEKGAGKMIIAASKFQNTDIVIMGIILIGIIGYGIDILMRMSERYLVPWKGRG from the coding sequence ATGATCATCCTTCTCATCTATATCGCGATATTCATTGCAGCCATGATCGGCTACAAGATGATCAGTGGCTTTCTGACCAAAAAAGATGATTTCACCAGCCTCAAGACGGTGACCTTCGGTGACGAGAGCGCCGTCATATCAAACCGCGCGGCATCGATAATCTCGATTGTTGCAATCTTCCTGATCTGGGGGTCGTTCACAGGCTCAAAGATCGTGCCGTCTTTCCTGCACGTTTCAGGGCCGTATGTTGGCGAAACCAGCTTTACCTATGAAGCCAGGGATGCATCCGGCGCCACCGACACAGGCACGATCAAGACTGTGGTCCACCCGGTGTCTGAACCGGCAGAAAAACCGACTTTGGACGAGGCAGCGAATACCGGTTTTGCAAAAGATGCCGCTGAAAAAGTCATAACCTACCGTTCAACTCTGGTGTCCAGGAGTGACCTGCTGGAAAATCCCAAGGAACAGGAGATTGTGTCGGTCGATGGCAAGGCCATTGCGCCAAACGGATCGGTTCAGATCGATACCGGGGAAGTCCGCATGACAGCCAAGGGCAGCCTGGCATTTGAACCGACAAAGGGCTGGCAGATGGAGTCGATCTGGCTGCCGGCGCCGGAAGCCGTTGTGAGCCGTCTGATCGAAATTTCGAGTGAAGGCTACCAGAACGTTACCCTGTGGGAGAACCTCGGTTGGTCGATCTACAGGGTTATCATCGGCTTTGCTCTTGGCAGCATTGTCGGTATTCCATTGGGTTATGCGATGGGTCTGAACGGCTGGTTCCGCGGGTGGTTTGATCCGATCGTCGAATTCATGCGCCCGGTCCCGCCATTGGCCCTTATCCCGTTGATCATCATCTGGTTCGGTATCTGGGAAACCGGCAAGATCTCGCTGTTGTTCCTGGCTGCCTTGTGGATCATGGTCATTGCCGCACGCGCAGGCGTGTCCGGTGTGAGCATTTCCAAGGTTCACGCGGCATATTCGCTTGGTGCTTCAAAAAGCCAACTTTTGTGGAAGGTGATCGTGCCGAATTCACTGCCGGAAATTTTCACCGGCGCACGTGTGGCCATGGGCGTCTGCTGGGGCACGGTTGTTGCTGCTGAACTTGTGGCGGCAGAAAAAGGAGCCGGCAAGATGATCATCGCGGCGTCGAAGTTCCAGAACACCGACATCGTGATCATGGGGATCATCCTGATCGGCATCATCGGATATGGCATCGACATTCTGATGCGTATGTCCGAACGTTATCTGGTGCCCTGGAAGGGCAGGGGTTAG
- a CDS encoding ATP-binding cassette domain-containing protein, with the protein MSSLNIDDISMRFELPNGGAVQALQNVSLNLKKGELMSVLGPSGCGKTTLLNIVAGFLAPTEGKVILNDHVVTGPAAERGMVFQQGALFEWMNVRKNIAFGPDMAGKPSGETQEKVESLLQIVGLKDFADKMIYELSGGMQQRVALARCLANDPDVILMDEPLGALDALTREKMQGLVLKLWKETGKTIILITHSVEEALLLGERLVVMAPRPGRIHKEYNLPFAEMGVGKDLRLVKKEKKFGEVREEILTMIWDMEEEIMGRQEEVA; encoded by the coding sequence ATGTCTAGCCTCAATATCGACGATATATCAATGCGATTTGAGCTGCCGAACGGCGGCGCGGTCCAGGCATTGCAGAATGTTTCCCTCAACCTGAAAAAGGGAGAGCTGATGTCTGTGCTCGGCCCGTCAGGGTGTGGCAAGACAACGCTTTTGAACATTGTGGCAGGTTTCCTGGCGCCAACCGAAGGCAAGGTCATTTTGAACGATCATGTTGTAACCGGTCCTGCCGCGGAGCGCGGCATGGTGTTTCAGCAGGGCGCGTTGTTTGAATGGATGAATGTGCGCAAGAACATCGCATTTGGTCCGGACATGGCAGGCAAGCCTTCCGGTGAGACCCAGGAAAAGGTTGAAAGCCTCTTGCAGATTGTCGGCCTGAAGGACTTTGCTGACAAGATGATTTACGAACTGTCGGGCGGCATGCAGCAGCGCGTGGCGCTGGCGCGATGCCTGGCCAACGATCCGGATGTGATCTTGATGGACGAACCGCTTGGTGCGCTTGACGCGCTGACGCGGGAAAAGATGCAAGGCCTGGTGCTCAAGCTCTGGAAGGAAACCGGCAAGACCATCATCCTCATTACCCACTCGGTGGAAGAAGCCCTGTTGCTCGGCGAACGCCTTGTGGTGATGGCGCCTCGGCCGGGACGTATCCACAAGGAATACAACCTGCCGTTCGCGGAAATGGGCGTTGGCAAGGATCTCCGGCTGGTCAAGAAAGAAAAGAAATTTGGCGAGGTCCGTGAGGAAATCCTGACCATGATCTGGGATATGGAAGAAGAGATTATGGGCCGCCAGGAGGAAGTGGCATGA
- a CDS encoding ABC transporter substrate-binding protein, with the protein MKKLLTATLAAAALASVSFTAAQAQTKELVVAFFPEWPMPFQYAQAKKIYDKELGVTVKWVSFDAGTAMSAAMASGDVHIAVSQGVTPFLTAVSAGQDLQAIDVALTYSDNDNCVVRKNLEITKDNAKELEGKTVGVPLSTAAHTGFLAQMAHFGVDTSKMKIVDMAPVDSAAAFANGNMDMVCGWGGPLRRMKEFGNVLIEGAEKEKVVGKVYDVISTTGSWAKENADLVSKFLKVTNDMNDKFNGGGEGEMIGEIAKMAGQDEATAKAIMTTGMKFITSKQALSDGWMGGFLVENFNAAGAKLAEGGTVKALPSYEGAVNSSYLKAAAGM; encoded by the coding sequence ATGAAGAAATTACTGACAGCAACTCTTGCAGCAGCAGCCCTGGCTTCGGTCAGCTTTACTGCGGCTCAGGCGCAGACAAAGGAACTGGTTGTTGCCTTTTTCCCGGAATGGCCGATGCCGTTCCAGTATGCGCAAGCCAAAAAGATTTATGACAAGGAACTGGGTGTCACGGTTAAGTGGGTGTCTTTCGATGCCGGCACCGCGATGTCTGCCGCCATGGCTTCCGGTGATGTTCACATTGCCGTTTCTCAAGGTGTGACACCGTTCCTGACCGCCGTTTCTGCCGGTCAGGACCTGCAGGCTATTGACGTTGCCCTGACCTATTCGGACAACGACAACTGCGTGGTTCGCAAGAACCTTGAAATTACCAAGGACAATGCCAAGGAACTCGAAGGCAAGACCGTTGGTGTTCCGCTCAGCACGGCTGCTCACACGGGCTTCCTGGCCCAGATGGCACACTTCGGTGTTGACACATCCAAGATGAAGATCGTGGACATGGCTCCGGTTGATTCCGCTGCAGCATTTGCAAACGGCAACATGGACATGGTTTGCGGTTGGGGTGGTCCTCTGCGTCGCATGAAGGAGTTCGGCAACGTTCTCATTGAAGGCGCAGAAAAGGAAAAGGTTGTAGGCAAGGTCTACGACGTGATCTCCACCACCGGTTCCTGGGCCAAGGAAAATGCTGACCTTGTCTCCAAGTTCCTGAAAGTCACCAACGACATGAACGACAAGTTCAACGGCGGCGGTGAAGGCGAAATGATTGGTGAGATCGCCAAGATGGCCGGCCAGGATGAAGCCACTGCAAAGGCTATCATGACCACAGGCATGAAGTTCATCACGTCCAAACAGGCACTCAGCGATGGCTGGATGGGCGGTTTCCTGGTGGAGAATTTCAATGCAGCCGGTGCCAAGCTGGCTGAAGGCGGCACCGTCAAGGCGCTGCCGTCCTACGAAGGTGCTGTTAACTCCAGCTACCTCAAAGCTGCAGCAGGCATGTAA
- a CDS encoding FAD-dependent oxidoreductase — protein sequence MAVDYEIDCVVAGAGAIGLAVARELAQSGRDVLIVEADEAFGRGVSSRSSEVVHAGMYYTPGSLRAQLCVEGKWLLYDFMDKHNVAHSKCGKLIVACDQDEVATLEAITTRGAANGVDDLQLLDERQARVLEPELKCVAAVLSPSTGMMDSAGVMLALLGEAENAGATLAIRSPVVGGRVGGRQNEVDIGGAEPMTIGCNLFVNAASLNAPQVAANLQGLAAAHVPKAYYGKGSYFSMAGRVPFTRLIYPCPVVGGLGVHLTIDVGGQARFGPDVEWVDEPNYEVDPARADEFYALVRRYWPALPDGALQPSYAGVRPKIVPPGNQIQDFRIDGPKAHGVPGLVNLFGIESPGLTSSLAIGRYVMNLASCL from the coding sequence ATGGCTGTTGATTACGAGATTGACTGTGTTGTGGCAGGCGCCGGTGCAATCGGCCTGGCAGTCGCCCGGGAGCTTGCCCAGTCAGGCCGTGACGTCCTGATCGTCGAGGCTGACGAGGCGTTCGGCCGCGGTGTGTCATCAAGGTCAAGCGAAGTCGTTCATGCCGGCATGTATTACACGCCGGGCTCCCTGCGTGCGCAATTGTGCGTCGAGGGCAAATGGCTGCTCTACGACTTCATGGACAAGCACAATGTCGCCCATAGCAAGTGCGGCAAGCTTATTGTGGCGTGCGATCAGGACGAAGTTGCAACGCTTGAAGCCATCACCACCAGGGGCGCTGCCAATGGCGTTGATGACCTGCAGTTGCTTGATGAGCGACAGGCCAGGGTTCTGGAGCCTGAACTGAAGTGTGTAGCGGCTGTACTGTCGCCATCGACCGGTATGATGGATTCTGCCGGCGTCATGCTTGCCTTGTTGGGCGAAGCGGAAAACGCCGGCGCCACGCTGGCGATCAGGTCACCGGTTGTCGGTGGCCGTGTGGGCGGCAGGCAAAACGAGGTTGATATCGGCGGTGCCGAACCGATGACCATCGGTTGCAACCTGTTCGTCAACGCTGCAAGCCTCAACGCGCCGCAGGTTGCCGCAAATCTCCAGGGTCTTGCTGCTGCTCACGTGCCAAAAGCCTATTACGGCAAGGGCAGTTACTTCTCGATGGCCGGCAGGGTGCCGTTCACGCGGCTGATCTATCCATGCCCGGTCGTCGGCGGGCTCGGCGTGCATCTTACAATCGATGTTGGTGGCCAGGCCCGGTTCGGCCCGGATGTGGAGTGGGTCGATGAGCCGAATTACGAGGTGGACCCGGCGCGGGCCGATGAATTTTATGCGCTGGTCAGGCGGTACTGGCCGGCATTGCCGGATGGCGCCCTGCAGCCGTCCTATGCCGGGGTGAGGCCCAAGATCGTGCCGCCGGGCAATCAAATCCAGGACTTCCGGATTGACGGTCCGAAAGCGCACGGAGTGCCCGGCCTGGTCAACCTGTTCGGCATCGAAAGCCCGGGGTTGACGTCCAGTCTCGCGATTGGACGATATGTCATGAATTTGGCTTCTTGCCTTTGA
- a CDS encoding Ldh family oxidoreductase, translating to MKKTTTTLEIEKARRLALRALTKSGAARANVRYLADAVIDSELVGMPSHGFFWLPVYCSHLRCGKVDGVTKPVITRLSPVAYRADAGSGFAHPAIEKGFAKIISAAKKYGIAGLSVTNSYNCGRLGGHTERLAREGLLAMGFTNAPASIAPPGGIKAVIGTNPVSMAAPDGKGGVGYVIDQSSSVVAKSEVMRHAARGEEIPLGWALDAGGNPTTDPAQAVTMAPSGGYKGFGQGLMVETMSSLMSGAQLGSAMSPFATDAGGPCNSGQFFLAIDPEGFSAGLFADRFAGLAGSITAQEGTRLPGLSRLATREESLARGTIEVDRELLKRVRDCTR from the coding sequence GTGAAAAAGACCACAACCACTCTGGAAATTGAAAAAGCCCGCAGACTTGCTCTTCGGGCACTGACCAAGTCAGGCGCTGCGCGTGCCAATGTGCGATATCTTGCCGATGCAGTCATTGATAGCGAACTTGTCGGCATGCCAAGTCACGGATTTTTCTGGCTGCCGGTCTACTGCTCGCATCTCAGGTGCGGCAAGGTTGACGGCGTGACCAAGCCGGTCATTACCCGATTGTCTCCGGTGGCCTATCGCGCCGATGCCGGTTCCGGTTTCGCCCATCCGGCAATCGAAAAGGGCTTTGCGAAAATTATTTCGGCAGCGAAAAAATATGGCATCGCCGGGCTGTCCGTCACCAATTCCTACAATTGCGGCAGGCTGGGCGGACACACCGAGCGTCTGGCCCGCGAAGGCCTTCTGGCAATGGGGTTCACCAATGCGCCGGCCTCGATAGCGCCCCCGGGCGGCATCAAGGCGGTTATCGGCACCAACCCGGTTTCCATGGCTGCGCCTGATGGCAAGGGCGGAGTGGGCTACGTGATAGATCAGTCATCATCGGTGGTGGCGAAGTCGGAGGTTATGCGTCATGCCGCGCGCGGCGAGGAGATACCTTTAGGCTGGGCACTCGATGCCGGCGGCAACCCGACCACGGACCCCGCGCAGGCGGTCACCATGGCTCCATCGGGCGGCTATAAGGGGTTCGGGCAGGGGCTTATGGTTGAAACCATGTCATCACTGATGAGCGGCGCGCAACTGGGCAGCGCCATGTCTCCGTTCGCCACCGATGCCGGCGGGCCCTGCAATTCAGGGCAGTTCTTCCTGGCAATAGATCCGGAAGGATTTTCGGCCGGGCTGTTTGCTGATCGCTTTGCCGGTCTTGCCGGTTCGATCACGGCGCAGGAGGGCACCCGGCTGCCGGGCCTGAGCCGGTTGGCAACGCGGGAAGAAAGTCTTGCCCGCGGAACAATCGAGGTGGATCGTGAACTGTTGAAGCGGGTGCGGGATTGTACACGTTGA
- a CDS encoding SAM-dependent methyltransferase codes for MNKAPGTAGFMAMKGDGYYSKATIGAKHVMDKAANLVLEAVARMDPVDDGSIFRATDMGAADGGTSVDLWRRVFADVRARVPSRPIEMTYTDLPRNDFAQVFRMIHGQTDTQSYYPEIEDLYVFASGTSFHQNIFPAQTLDLGFSATASHYISSTPCNITDHVHMVGASGAERDAFTRQGATDWETMLLQRTRELKHGGRLCLFNFGIDEEGRYLGDTGGVSMFDTFNRFWSQLADDGVISRDEYLNTNFPQHYRTVEEFTAPLNDKNSPVYQAGLRLEHVETRVVRCPFEQDFTENHKDAARFATEYLPTLRSWSEATFLGGLDAGRGEAERQAIMDEFYGRYQASVAAAPEGHAMDYVHAYLICSKEV; via the coding sequence ATGAACAAGGCACCGGGAACCGCCGGCTTCATGGCCATGAAAGGCGACGGCTACTACTCGAAAGCCACCATTGGCGCCAAGCATGTCATGGACAAAGCGGCCAATCTGGTACTGGAAGCTGTTGCGCGCATGGACCCGGTCGACGATGGCAGCATCTTTCGCGCCACCGACATGGGAGCCGCTGACGGCGGAACATCTGTCGATCTCTGGCGGCGGGTTTTTGCCGATGTGCGCGCCCGTGTGCCGTCGCGTCCCATTGAAATGACCTACACCGACCTGCCGCGCAACGACTTCGCCCAGGTCTTCCGCATGATCCACGGGCAAACCGACACGCAAAGCTATTACCCGGAAATCGAGGACCTGTACGTGTTTGCCTCCGGCACATCGTTTCACCAGAACATCTTTCCGGCACAGACTCTGGATCTCGGGTTTTCGGCAACCGCGTCTCACTACATTTCTTCGACACCCTGCAACATCACCGACCATGTGCATATGGTCGGTGCAAGCGGTGCTGAACGCGATGCGTTCACCAGGCAGGGCGCGACCGACTGGGAGACCATGCTGCTGCAGCGTACCCGCGAGTTGAAGCACGGTGGCCGGCTGTGCCTGTTCAACTTCGGTATTGACGAGGAGGGCCGCTATCTTGGCGATACCGGCGGTGTCAGCATGTTCGACACCTTCAACAGGTTCTGGAGCCAACTGGCCGATGACGGCGTCATCTCGCGGGATGAATATCTGAATACCAATTTCCCGCAGCACTACCGCACGGTTGAAGAGTTCACGGCGCCGCTGAATGATAAGAACAGTCCGGTGTACCAGGCAGGCCTGCGGCTGGAGCATGTTGAAACCCGGGTGGTGCGCTGCCCGTTCGAACAGGATTTTACTGAAAACCACAAGGATGCGGCCCGGTTTGCGACGGAGTATCTGCCAACGCTGAGGTCATGGTCGGAAGCCACGTTCCTGGGCGGGCTTGATGCGGGTCGCGGTGAAGCCGAAAGGCAGGCCATCATGGACGAATTTTACGGACGCTATCAGGCCAGTGTTGCCGCCGCGCCTGAAGGCCATGCGATGGACTATGTGCACGCCTATCTGATTTGCAGCAAGGAAGTTTAA